The window GGAAAGATGCTCCGCCGGCATTTCGCTGGTGACATTTTCGTTAGTTTCAATAGTGCTGCTCCTGTTGCCGCTGAGCCCGCTGGTGGGCACGGTGCGGGGGCTGGCCGGCGCGGTGTTTTATCCGTTTTTGCGCCCGGCCGACGCGCTGGTTCACAATTCCGTACAAATACCCCAGAACGCCAGAATGCTGCTGGACGCGGTGGACGAAAACCGCGCGCTCCGGCGGCGCAATCTCGAACTGCAGGCCGCACTCGGCCAGTATGAAGCGCTGCTGGAAACGGCGCGCCGCTATGACGAAATGACCGGCTCCGCCGGACAGCTGCGCTGGAGCGGCGTGTGGGCGCGAGTGATCAGCGCGGTTCCTCCCGACAATTACAGCAGTGTCATTATAAACCGCGGCGCGAAAGACGGGGTGCGGATCAAGGATCCGGTGCTGGCCGTTTACCGCGGCGCGGTCGGGCTGGCTGGCAAGGTTATAGAAACGTCGTCGGGCACGGCGCGGGTGA of the Elusimicrobiaceae bacterium genome contains:
- a CDS encoding rod shape-determining protein MreC, with the translated sequence MDRERCSAGISLVTFSLVSIVLLLLPLSPLVGTVRGLAGAVFYPFLRPADALVHNSVQIPQNARMLLDAVDENRALRRRNLELQAALGQYEALLETARRYDEMTGSAGQLRWSGVWARVISAVPPDNYSSVIINRGAKDGVRIKDPVLAVYRGAVGLAGKVIETSSGTARVMLVSDPMSSVTCSIRDRGTDALLEGLNGKYLRLNYIPPDSNIAVGDTIVTSAVSVLFPAGVTVGRVVELYPREAFMTFLSARIEPAVNIGGIGEVFVLAGGQK